In a single window of the Terriglobales bacterium genome:
- a CDS encoding serine hydrolase: MRALLKTFLLAFVVTGAQTQQFTTGAAKPAPSAADVAPRPAALIARAKALELNTPYVAPPGDALVHHAGGFAKVMCSAVFITGLDPEFAAENVGYFTAPYDVRARLGKPVVDREHKQVRVALPNGVTRTAVYLGDQGCVSLPLGKDSVSFKPVKLQSSLPNASEQAWPMGDLLPSGPPPRELDVAKLKEAVDAAFAPPEAKTAAYVVTWRGRLIAERYAPGITPQTPLESWSMGKSVTATLMGVLIQQGAYELWQPAPIPEWQEGNDLRSEIRIADLLHMSSGLRIKAPLDPDYDPNGTYADHLYLYTGGVDSFHYAATRPLQWLPGKVGRYRNTDPVLTNYLIRLAVEKRGEQYLSFPRRALFDKLGMRTMVVETDPFGNFLMQGYEFASARDWARLGNLYLEDGVWKGERILPEGFVKFVSTLAPAWVADHNPVYGGFFWINGDLSYPVPRSAYFMSGAGGQTTMIIPSHDLVVVRLGHFKGAEEGEKSFKKSLALLMKAVPPSK, translated from the coding sequence ATGCGAGCATTGCTAAAGACATTCTTGTTGGCATTCGTCGTCACTGGTGCCCAGACTCAACAGTTCACAACCGGAGCCGCCAAACCGGCGCCATCTGCGGCGGACGTAGCCCCGCGCCCTGCGGCGCTGATTGCGCGCGCAAAGGCGCTGGAGCTGAACACTCCGTACGTTGCTCCGCCCGGGGATGCGCTCGTACACCATGCCGGCGGGTTCGCCAAAGTGATGTGTTCCGCGGTGTTCATCACCGGACTCGATCCCGAGTTCGCCGCGGAGAATGTCGGCTACTTCACTGCGCCATACGATGTGCGGGCAAGGCTTGGCAAGCCGGTCGTTGACCGGGAGCACAAACAGGTGAGAGTCGCCCTGCCGAACGGGGTGACCCGCACCGCCGTCTACCTCGGGGATCAAGGTTGCGTGTCTCTTCCATTAGGAAAGGACTCGGTCAGCTTCAAGCCGGTGAAGCTTCAGAGCAGTTTGCCGAATGCTTCGGAGCAGGCCTGGCCCATGGGCGACCTGCTGCCGAGTGGACCACCTCCCCGCGAGCTCGACGTGGCGAAATTAAAGGAAGCGGTGGATGCGGCTTTCGCGCCGCCGGAGGCGAAGACGGCGGCCTATGTGGTGACTTGGCGGGGACGGCTGATTGCCGAGCGATACGCGCCGGGGATCACGCCACAGACGCCGCTCGAGAGTTGGTCTATGGGCAAGAGCGTCACTGCCACGCTGATGGGTGTGCTGATCCAGCAGGGCGCCTACGAACTGTGGCAGCCGGCGCCCATCCCGGAGTGGCAAGAAGGGAATGACCTGCGCTCTGAGATCCGGATTGCTGATCTGCTGCACATGTCGAGCGGACTTCGCATCAAAGCGCCCCTGGATCCCGATTATGATCCCAACGGCACGTATGCCGACCACTTGTATCTTTACACGGGCGGCGTGGACTCGTTCCACTACGCGGCCACCCGGCCGCTGCAATGGCTGCCGGGGAAAGTGGGGCGTTATCGCAACACTGACCCGGTCTTGACCAACTATCTGATCCGGCTGGCAGTGGAGAAGCGTGGCGAGCAGTATCTTTCATTCCCTCGGCGTGCATTATTCGACAAGCTCGGCATGCGCACTATGGTCGTGGAGACCGACCCATTCGGCAACTTTCTCATGCAGGGATATGAGTTCGCGTCGGCACGCGATTGGGCGCGTCTGGGGAATCTGTATCTTGAGGACGGAGTCTGGAAGGGAGAGCGAATCCTGCCCGAAGGATTCGTGAAGTTCGTCAGCACGCTGGCGCCGGCCTGGGTCGCCGACCATAACCCGGTCTACGGCGGCTTCTTCTGGATCAACGGCGACCTCTCATACCCGGTGCCGAGGAGCGCTTACTTCATGTCAGGCGCTGGCGGGCAGACGACTATGATTATTCCCTCTCACGACCTCGTCGTGGTGCGGCTAGGGCACTTCAAAGGCGCGGAAGAAGGCGAGAAGAGCTTCAAGAAGTCTCTTGCGTTGCTGATGAAAGCAGTTCCTCCCAGCAAATGA
- a CDS encoding alpha/beta hydrolase, protein MSTITVKDGTTIYYKDWGSGQPIVFSHGWPLSADDWDTQMLFFLKHGYRVIAHDRRGHGRSSQTAEGHDMDHYADDLAALTAHLDLKDAIHVGHSTGGGEVVHYIARHGQDRVAKAAILSAVPPLMVKTAANPGGLPKAVFDDLQAQLAANRAQFYYDLPAGPFYGYNRPGAKPSQAVIWNWWRQGMMGGAKAHYDGIVAFSQTDFTEDLKKITVPVLVMHGDDDQIVPYADSAPLSAKLLRNSTLKTYKGFPHGMPTTEAATINTDLLAFLKAEARVAA, encoded by the coding sequence ATGAGCACGATTACAGTCAAAGATGGCACCACGATTTACTACAAAGACTGGGGATCCGGGCAGCCGATTGTTTTCTCACATGGCTGGCCGCTTTCAGCCGACGATTGGGACACGCAAATGTTGTTCTTCCTCAAGCACGGCTATCGCGTTATAGCCCACGACCGGCGCGGACATGGCCGCTCCTCGCAAACCGCTGAGGGCCATGACATGGACCATTACGCCGACGATCTGGCGGCGCTGACCGCACATCTTGACCTCAAGGACGCGATCCACGTCGGCCACTCGACTGGCGGTGGTGAAGTTGTGCACTACATAGCGCGACACGGACAAGACCGCGTCGCAAAAGCGGCGATCCTCAGCGCGGTCCCACCGTTAATGGTGAAGACTGCGGCCAATCCAGGCGGGCTGCCTAAGGCCGTGTTTGACGACCTCCAGGCACAACTCGCCGCCAACAGGGCTCAGTTCTACTACGATTTGCCGGCGGGACCGTTCTATGGCTACAACCGGCCTGGCGCGAAACCATCCCAGGCGGTGATCTGGAATTGGTGGCGTCAGGGAATGATGGGAGGAGCCAAGGCGCACTATGACGGCATTGTCGCCTTCTCCCAAACGGACTTCACCGAAGATCTAAAGAAGATCACAGTTCCAGTCCTGGTAATGCATGGCGATGACGATCAGATCGTGCCTTATGCCGATTCCGCACCGTTGTCGGCAAAGTTGCTGAGGAATAGCACATTGAAAACCTACAAGGGCTTTCCTCACGGCATGCCCACGACTGAGGCCGCCACGATTAACACCGACCTGCTCGCGTTTCTCAAAGCTGAAGCGAGAGTAGCCGCGTAA